In one window of Campylobacter sp. DNA:
- a CDS encoding transporter substrate-binding domain-containing protein: MKKFLLSLLVAALASSALCARSLSEIKSSGVLRIGVYDAQPPFSKIEDGVHQGFEVDMANAIAKDMLPSGGKVEFTSVLANQRIKFLQEDKVDAVIATLTVTPEREKQIDFTTPYFSVNIGILTRVEDKIKSLNDLQDKTILVLSGGTAETYFEKQGYNIARCDNANACYKALKAGQGDGYADDNLVVLAYPVLDKKVEVNIKNLGTSDFLAIGVKKGNSELLDFLNGELIKLSKEGFFKNSFDNFIEPYYKGTAEKKYFLLDDLYNLL; this comes from the coding sequence ATGAAGAAATTTCTCTTAAGTCTGCTCGTAGCAGCTTTGGCCAGTAGTGCGCTTTGCGCCAGATCGCTCTCCGAGATCAAAAGTAGCGGAGTGCTTAGAATAGGCGTTTATGACGCACAGCCGCCGTTTAGCAAGATAGAAGACGGCGTGCATCAGGGCTTTGAGGTCGATATGGCAAACGCCATCGCTAAAGATATGCTTCCATCAGGCGGGAAGGTGGAGTTTACCTCCGTGCTTGCAAATCAGCGTATAAAATTCCTACAAGAAGATAAGGTGGATGCGGTTATCGCAACTCTTACCGTAACTCCGGAGCGCGAGAAGCAGATCGATTTTACGACCCCATATTTTAGTGTCAATATAGGCATTTTAACCCGCGTCGAAGATAAGATTAAATCCTTAAACGATTTGCAAGATAAAACTATTTTAGTTCTTAGCGGCGGTACTGCAGAAACATACTTTGAAAAGCAAGGCTATAATATCGCCAGATGCGATAACGCAAACGCCTGCTATAAGGCGCTAAAGGCCGGACAGGGCGACGGGTATGCCGACGATAACCTAGTCGTGCTGGCTTATCCGGTATTAGATAAAAAGGTTGAAGTAAATATCAAAAATTTAGGCACTTCGGATTTCTTAGCCATCGGCGTGAAAAAGGGCAATTCGGAGCTTTTGGATTTTCTAAACGGCGAGCTAATCAAGCTAAGCAAAGAGGGCTTTTTCAAAAATTCGTTCGATAATTTCATCGAGCCTTACTACAAAGGAACTGCAGAGAAAAAGTATTTCTTGCTGGATGATCTTTATAACTTACTGTAA
- a CDS encoding PAS domain S-box protein has protein sequence MKDKIMWALMAGIMILGIIIAGNYFSSLRDVARFSTISRELALIDNADNRLNILFDAKIARRDFSIANADMRGIYQVLQALQKDKIIDKIGLSSDVRAIGSAFSDKISLLDELGALNSQNLILFQSLQQKFLSSGASAQRANLYSQILGLNYKNRSEISALKSALESADASSPDEAAFIGIARQILRNFERQNIIVSDNLSLLNERFVSLRERFYYASEEFYGSFMQMTMLYTAVFLSFLLLTYIINSNALRSKRALAPYRALCKQAGEAIVLADQSFKILYANKSALSLSGYEQSELEGSDLGVLMPKDKGIELPAMVNKSAKDTRLLRKNGELADVSLRLANIAAASKPPLYALYAHDIGEREIMKLALASAKESLNNQVYIDHLTGQGNEAALYELINAEKTGVAIYITIVNFANLRLFYKAETTNEILRSFARTLAMCIESHEIKASIFRIQSDEFCLFYDGLNVARDVEIINKYFTDKVFNLHTTEGFASAPLNITMGVSERADVAGGANRVFQAVMAMYEAQSKNEHVGFYSRPNAIEEKYLQNQIMINTIQNAIKKN, from the coding sequence ATGAAAGATAAGATAATGTGGGCTTTGATGGCGGGGATTATGATATTAGGCATAATCATCGCCGGGAATTATTTCTCGTCGCTAAGAGATGTAGCGAGATTTAGCACAATTTCGCGCGAGCTAGCTTTGATCGATAACGCTGATAACCGCTTAAATATATTATTTGATGCAAAGATCGCAAGAAGGGACTTTTCGATCGCGAATGCCGATATGCGCGGCATCTATCAGGTGCTGCAAGCTTTACAAAAAGACAAAATCATCGATAAAATCGGACTTAGTAGCGATGTGCGCGCGATCGGAAGCGCTTTTAGCGATAAAATTTCGCTTTTGGATGAGCTTGGGGCTTTAAATTCGCAGAATTTAATCCTTTTTCAAAGTCTTCAGCAAAAATTTTTATCCAGCGGCGCAAGTGCGCAAAGAGCAAATCTCTACTCTCAAATTTTAGGGCTTAACTATAAAAATCGCTCCGAAATATCTGCTTTAAAAAGCGCGTTAGAAAGCGCAGATGCGTCAAGCCCCGACGAAGCTGCGTTTATAGGAATCGCACGGCAAATTTTAAGGAATTTCGAGCGTCAAAATATCATCGTAAGCGATAATCTCTCATTGCTAAACGAGCGCTTCGTAAGCCTGCGCGAGCGATTTTATTACGCTAGCGAGGAATTTTACGGCTCGTTTATGCAAATGACGATGCTTTACACGGCGGTGTTTTTGTCGTTTTTACTGCTTACTTACATCATAAATTCCAATGCTTTGCGTAGCAAACGCGCCCTCGCGCCCTATCGCGCATTATGCAAGCAAGCAGGCGAAGCGATAGTTTTAGCAGATCAAAGCTTTAAAATTTTATACGCCAATAAAAGCGCGCTTAGCTTAAGCGGCTACGAACAAAGCGAGCTGGAAGGAAGCGATCTTGGAGTTTTGATGCCCAAAGATAAAGGGATCGAACTTCCTGCGATGGTAAATAAAAGCGCCAAAGATACGCGCCTGCTTCGTAAAAACGGCGAGCTAGCCGATGTGAGCCTAAGACTAGCAAATATCGCTGCTGCATCCAAGCCGCCGCTATATGCGCTTTACGCTCATGACATCGGCGAGCGCGAGATTATGAAGCTAGCTCTTGCGAGCGCGAAGGAGAGCTTAAACAATCAAGTCTATATCGATCATCTTACGGGCCAGGGCAACGAAGCAGCGCTATACGAGCTAATAAACGCCGAAAAAACGGGCGTAGCGATCTACATCACTATCGTAAATTTTGCAAATTTGCGGCTTTTTTACAAGGCGGAGACGACGAATGAAATTCTGCGCTCCTTTGCGCGTACGCTTGCGATGTGTATCGAATCGCACGAGATCAAAGCCAGTATCTTTCGCATCCAATCGGATGAGTTTTGCCTATTTTACGATGGACTAAATGTCGCGCGCGACGTGGAGATCATAAACAAATACTTCACCGACAAGGTCTTTAATCTCCATACCACCGAGGGCTTTGCCTCCGCGCCTTTAAATATCACGATGGGCGTAAGCGAGCGCGCAGATGTAGCGGGCGGCGCAAATAGGGTCTTTCAGGCGGTTATGGCGATGTATGAGGCGCAGAGCAAAAACGAGCACGTGGGCTTTTACTCGCGCCCAAATGCGATTGAGGAAAAATATCTTCAAAACCAGATTATGATCAACACCATTCAAAACGCGATCAAGAAAAACTAA
- a CDS encoding succinate CoA transferase gives MNSRVQNEYLKSKIMSAEEACELIPNGASVGFSGFVGAGCALALPQALAQRATALHEKGEPYQIEIFTGASTDPLLDGVLAKAGAVSFRAPFFTDADMRRAINSGAVRYADVHLSSLAAQLKAGFFPHLNFAVIEVVAIKESGVLVPSTSLGNNQAWLDIADRVILEVNYYQPLELEGIHDVTDLRLPPHATDLPIKHVGDRVGSPYMHVDPAKVIAIIEARTHDRVNNFTAVDEISSAIGRNVVKFLKNEEACGRLPAKKLLPLQSGIGNVANAVLSSLQNAGYQGLQCYSEVIQDGMLDLIKRGVVGTASATALSLSPAGVEEFQKNIDFYRKHIILRSQDVSNSPALIRRLGVVSMNGMLEADIYGNVNSTNVMGSQMKNGIGGSGDFARNGYLSLFLSPSLAKGGAVSAIVPFVSHVDHTEHDTQVIITEYGIADLRGKCPRERARAMISIAHPTYQDALRDYFERACAQPCAGHTPHILSEALSWHQRFKDTGSMKA, from the coding sequence ATGAACTCACGCGTGCAAAACGAATATCTAAAATCAAAAATTATGAGCGCCGAGGAAGCCTGCGAGCTGATCCCAAATGGCGCATCGGTGGGCTTTAGCGGCTTTGTTGGGGCGGGCTGCGCGCTAGCGCTACCACAAGCTCTAGCGCAACGAGCGACAGCGCTGCACGAAAAAGGCGAGCCCTATCAAATCGAAATTTTTACAGGCGCATCGACCGATCCACTTTTAGACGGAGTTTTGGCAAAAGCAGGTGCCGTGAGCTTTCGCGCGCCGTTTTTTACGGATGCCGATATGCGCCGTGCGATAAATAGCGGCGCCGTGCGATACGCGGACGTGCATCTATCAAGCCTTGCCGCGCAGCTTAAGGCGGGCTTTTTTCCGCATCTAAACTTTGCCGTGATCGAAGTAGTGGCGATTAAAGAAAGCGGCGTGCTCGTGCCGTCCACGTCGCTAGGCAACAACCAAGCCTGGCTCGATATCGCCGATCGCGTGATTTTAGAAGTGAATTACTATCAGCCGCTTGAGCTGGAGGGCATTCACGACGTTACAGATCTGCGCCTACCTCCGCACGCTACGGATCTGCCGATCAAGCACGTAGGCGATCGTGTAGGCAGCCCTTACATGCATGTAGATCCCGCCAAAGTAATCGCTATCATAGAGGCTAGGACGCATGATCGCGTCAATAATTTTACTGCCGTGGATGAAATTTCAAGCGCGATTGGGCGAAACGTCGTAAAATTCTTAAAAAACGAGGAAGCTTGCGGCAGACTTCCCGCAAAGAAGCTGCTGCCGCTACAATCGGGCATCGGCAACGTCGCTAACGCCGTGCTTAGCTCACTACAAAATGCTGGCTACCAAGGGCTGCAGTGCTACTCCGAGGTGATCCAAGACGGCATGCTAGATCTCATCAAAAGAGGCGTCGTAGGCACTGCAAGTGCCACAGCGCTATCGCTTAGCCCTGCAGGTGTCGAGGAATTTCAAAAAAACATCGATTTCTACCGCAAGCACATCATACTGCGTTCGCAAGACGTCTCCAACTCACCAGCGCTTATCAGAAGGCTTGGCGTCGTGTCGATGAATGGCATGCTTGAGGCAGACATCTACGGCAACGTAAACTCCACTAACGTAATGGGTTCGCAGATGAAAAACGGCATCGGCGGTAGCGGCGACTTCGCTCGCAACGGATATTTGTCGCTATTTTTAAGCCCGTCACTCGCTAAAGGCGGCGCGGTCAGCGCTATCGTGCCGTTCGTGAGTCACGTTGATCATACCGAGCACGACACTCAGGTCATCATCACCGAATACGGCATCGCCGATCTGCGTGGTAAATGCCCTCGTGAGCGGGCTCGCGCGATGATAAGTATCGCGCATCCCACTTACCAAGACGCGCTGAGAGATTATTTCGAGCGGGCATGTGCGCAGCCCTGTGCGGGGCATACTCCACACATCCTAAGCGAGGCGCTGTCGTGGCATCAAAGATTTAAGGATACGGGGAGCATGAAGGCTTAG
- a CDS encoding redoxin → MINLPKNCVVFTYPKMGNSGKFLPAELRDAAGLTGCTLQCKAYESEFAQIKALGFELIAVGSMGEAGTSEFKRATGASFEFINDEKFELEAPLGLETFTTGDGKKFYHRQTLIFRGGKEVKRFSRIAKPEQDAQNVLAALKSL, encoded by the coding sequence ATGATAAATTTACCGAAAAATTGCGTGGTTTTTACCTATCCGAAAATGGGCAACAGCGGCAAATTTTTGCCCGCAGAGTTGCGCGACGCGGCGGGGCTTACGGGCTGCACGCTTCAGTGCAAGGCCTACGAGAGCGAGTTTGCGCAGATAAAAGCCCTCGGCTTCGAGCTTATCGCCGTAGGCAGCATGGGCGAGGCGGGCACGAGCGAGTTTAAGCGCGCTACGGGCGCCTCGTTTGAGTTCATAAACGACGAAAAATTCGAGCTTGAAGCGCCGCTTGGGCTCGAAACCTTCACTACCGGCGACGGGAAGAAATTTTACCACCGCCAAACGCTGATTTTTCGAGGCGGCAAGGAAGTAAAGCGCTTTAGCCGTATCGCTAAGCCCGAGCAGGACGCACAAAACGTACTTGCGGCGCTAAAGAGCCTATGA
- a CDS encoding Na+/H+ antiporter NhaC family protein, with protein sequence MLTNPVFISICVMCALCLLRCNVMLAILIGTICAVLSSNIPLGDAINLFINGNPENAGSLGMGGNLETALSYLLLGVIASAISKTNLTAILVRAVANLISDKKYVFIFSIAFFACFSQNLIPVHIAFIPILIPPLVKIMNSLKIDRRAVACALTFGLQTPYMALPLGFGLIFMGLIEKNMNANGIAVSLGDISSVMWLSAVPMIVGLILAVIYYRKPREYAETKQSLDAHFSELKMGMREWGALAGIAVCFAVQIWIKSLPFAALSGILVMLASKGIEWKKLDNVFDEGVHMMGYIAFLMLIAAGYGTILKETGGVNELVHVASTLSGGKLGGALLMIGIGLLVTMGIGSSFGTIPIIATIYCPLAAQLGFSTAATIFIIGVAAGIGDAGSPASDSTLGPTVGLNIDGEHSHMWDTCVPTFIFFNIPLIIFGIIFSMML encoded by the coding sequence ATGCTTACCAATCCCGTATTTATCAGTATCTGTGTGATGTGCGCGCTGTGCTTACTGAGGTGCAACGTAATGCTCGCGATCCTAATCGGCACGATCTGCGCCGTGCTCTCAAGCAATATTCCGCTGGGAGATGCCATAAATTTATTCATAAACGGCAACCCGGAAAACGCCGGCAGTCTCGGCATGGGCGGAAATTTAGAAACCGCGCTCTCATATCTGTTGCTAGGCGTCATCGCAAGCGCGATCTCAAAGACGAACTTAACGGCGATCTTGGTGCGCGCGGTGGCAAATTTAATCAGCGACAAAAAATACGTCTTTATCTTTTCGATCGCCTTTTTTGCGTGCTTCTCACAAAATTTAATCCCCGTGCATATCGCCTTTATCCCGATTTTGATCCCGCCGTTAGTCAAGATCATGAACTCGCTAAAGATAGACCGCCGCGCCGTAGCGTGCGCGCTAACGTTCGGCTTGCAGACGCCGTATATGGCGCTGCCGTTGGGATTCGGACTTATCTTTATGGGGCTAATCGAAAAAAATATGAACGCAAACGGCATCGCGGTAAGCCTTGGCGACATATCAAGCGTGATGTGGCTAAGCGCCGTGCCGATGATCGTGGGCCTCATTCTAGCCGTGATCTACTACCGCAAGCCGAGGGAGTATGCCGAAACCAAACAGAGCCTGGATGCGCATTTTAGCGAGCTTAAGATGGGTATGCGCGAATGGGGCGCTCTAGCGGGTATCGCGGTGTGCTTCGCCGTGCAAATTTGGATCAAATCCCTTCCGTTTGCCGCGCTTAGCGGAATTTTAGTAATGCTTGCGAGCAAGGGCATCGAGTGGAAGAAGCTCGATAACGTATTTGACGAGGGCGTGCATATGATGGGCTACATCGCGTTTTTGATGCTGATCGCCGCAGGATACGGCACGATCTTAAAAGAAACCGGCGGCGTGAACGAGCTGGTGCACGTAGCGAGTACTTTAAGCGGCGGCAAGCTAGGCGGCGCGCTGCTGATGATCGGCATCGGACTGCTCGTGACGATGGGCATAGGCTCGAGCTTCGGCACGATCCCTATCATCGCTACGATATACTGCCCGTTAGCCGCGCAGCTTGGCTTTAGCACTGCAGCGACGATCTTTATCATCGGCGTGGCTGCGGGTATCGGCGATGCGGGCTCGCCTGCGAGTGATAGCACGCTCGGGCCTACCGTGGGGCTGAATATCGACGGCGAGCATAGCCATATGTGGGATACTTGCGTGCCGACCTTTATTTTCTTTAATATCCCGCTAATCATATTCGGCATAATCTTTTCGATGATGCTTTGA
- a CDS encoding cytochrome c peroxidase — protein sequence MISKRVLSCFIFSLAPLLGLCGNLFTPLEVPKYDPQKARLGAKIFTDVRFSRKGRSCESCHNFYLNDSGASVRDGRVPTLINSYYFDRYLGDYNFAGFEARIAMSVFGKNELDASEDRILELIRKNLAYKQAFESAYGEANTANFIDALKEFLKSKTAINSKFDRFLRGEVKLNDAEYNGYVLFVRLCSACHNGVSLGTGSFTKIRPSAEEEDAPKHRLTSDGFELRRVPSLRNITQTAPYVNGQTDLRLAVRQIAKDLLKYDLSDEELDALMSFLATLKGDMTEAQDER from the coding sequence ATGATATCGAAGCGAGTTTTAAGCTGTTTTATATTTAGCCTAGCGCCGCTTTTGGGGCTTTGCGGCAATCTTTTTACGCCGCTTGAGGTGCCTAAATATGACCCGCAAAAGGCGCGGCTGGGCGCAAAAATTTTTACTGACGTAAGATTTAGCCGCAAAGGCCGCTCCTGCGAGAGCTGCCACAATTTTTATTTAAACGATTCGGGCGCTTCGGTGCGCGACGGACGCGTGCCTACGCTCATAAATTCTTATTATTTTGATCGTTACTTGGGCGATTATAATTTCGCGGGCTTTGAAGCGCGGATCGCGATGTCTGTTTTTGGCAAGAACGAGCTTGATGCGAGCGAAGATAGAATTTTAGAGCTTATCAGGAAGAATTTAGCTTACAAGCAGGCTTTTGAAAGTGCTTACGGCGAGGCGAATACGGCGAACTTCATTGATGCGCTGAAAGAATTTTTAAAGTCCAAAACGGCGATAAATTCCAAATTTGACCGATTTTTACGCGGCGAGGTTAAGCTAAATGATGCCGAATATAACGGATATGTGCTTTTTGTGCGGCTGTGCTCGGCATGTCATAACGGCGTTAGCCTAGGCACCGGCAGCTTTACTAAAATTCGCCCAAGCGCGGAAGAGGAGGATGCGCCTAAGCATAGGCTCACTTCCGATGGATTTGAGTTGCGCCGCGTGCCTAGCTTGCGCAATATCACGCAAACCGCACCTTACGTAAACGGGCAGACGGATTTGCGTCTTGCGGTGCGGCAGATCGCAAAGGATCTGCTAAAATACGATCTTAGCGATGAGGAGCTTGATGCTTTGATGAGCTTTTTAGCTACACTTAAAGGCGATATGACGGAGGCACAGGATGAAAGATAA
- a CDS encoding copper resistance protein CopD: MEQIYPYVQIVHLICAIIFLGYIFFDVVIFSRLKGVLGADFERVKKAIGSRAIKIMPVCLFTLIITGGMMMSRWVGSANGGYFGTPLQKIFMLKVTLALIIAVCVAINLSCRAMGRPAPEFLRVNIHKIAFVFGFIIVLCAKLMFVV, from the coding sequence GTGGAGCAAATTTACCCTTACGTGCAGATTGTGCATCTCATCTGCGCCATTATCTTTTTGGGTTACATATTTTTCGACGTCGTGATTTTTTCACGGCTTAAGGGCGTGTTGGGCGCGGATTTTGAGCGCGTCAAAAAAGCGATTGGCTCGCGCGCGATTAAGATCATGCCGGTTTGCCTTTTTACGCTGATAATCACCGGCGGAATGATGATGAGCCGTTGGGTCGGAAGCGCTAATGGCGGGTATTTCGGCACGCCGCTTCAAAAAATCTTTATGCTAAAAGTCACGCTCGCGCTCATCATCGCCGTGTGCGTAGCGATAAATTTAAGTTGCCGCGCGATGGGAAGGCCTGCGCCTGAGTTTTTACGAGTAAACATCCATAAGATCGCTTTTGTATTCGGATTCATCATCGTGCTTTGCGCCAAACTGATGTTTGTAGTATGA
- a CDS encoding DUF3137 domain-containing protein: MDIDRALEELAKKQQQCKIKFLKPLILLLCIAVFSVGWFIHGLIQNEYSSAVLMSAMIPIIAVSCVWGIYDDSIAKWEYNAFYKDAFIRAIISDIDPAFRYEPQSGIDEEEIRKTGIYPRNEFVAEDQIDGVYKGVKFSLSEAIKIYETRESMRLVELSQRSKSDLSAAFLLSAIALWNAWRLGEYVQAFSGSVLVCEFYKKFKGQTIIADRSPGTKFLGDQELMDDVIFGEEFRVFASDKIEARYLLTPSFMERLGALKLKLAPKIALSAAFMDGKFYLFLNGAKNRFEAALFSPRTTSKDAERIKAEVLQLLGIIDELRLNEEVFGGASESGESANSPPLSCKELQRLRDKGLSSRDR, translated from the coding sequence TTGGATATTGACAGAGCGTTAGAGGAGCTGGCAAAAAAGCAGCAGCAGTGCAAGATAAAATTTCTAAAACCGCTGATTTTATTGCTATGCATCGCGGTTTTTTCCGTCGGCTGGTTTATCCACGGCTTGATCCAAAACGAATACTCCTCCGCCGTGCTGATGTCCGCGATGATCCCGATAATTGCGGTAAGCTGCGTATGGGGGATTTATGATGATTCCATCGCTAAGTGGGAGTACAACGCCTTTTACAAAGACGCCTTCATCCGCGCTATTATTTCAGATATCGATCCTGCCTTTAGATACGAGCCGCAAAGCGGCATAGACGAAGAAGAAATCCGCAAAACGGGCATCTATCCACGGAATGAATTCGTAGCCGAGGATCAGATAGACGGCGTGTATAAAGGGGTAAAATTTAGCCTAAGCGAGGCGATAAAAATCTATGAAACGCGAGAATCTATGAGGCTTGTAGAGTTATCTCAAAGGTCCAAGAGCGATCTTTCCGCGGCTTTTTTGCTATCGGCGATCGCGCTTTGGAACGCTTGGAGGCTCGGCGAATATGTGCAAGCCTTTAGCGGCTCGGTTTTGGTGTGCGAGTTTTATAAGAAATTTAAGGGGCAAACTATCATCGCGGACCGCTCGCCCGGCACCAAATTTTTAGGCGATCAGGAGCTGATGGACGACGTGATTTTCGGAGAGGAATTTCGTGTGTTTGCGAGCGATAAGATCGAGGCGCGGTATCTTTTGACGCCTAGCTTTATGGAGCGTCTCGGGGCTTTGAAGCTTAAGCTTGCACCCAAGATCGCTCTTAGTGCGGCGTTTATGGACGGAAAATTTTATCTATTTTTAAACGGCGCGAAAAACCGCTTCGAAGCCGCGCTGTTTTCGCCGCGCACTACGTCAAAAGACGCCGAGCGGATAAAGGCCGAGGTTTTGCAGCTTCTTGGTATCATTGACGAGCTGCGTTTGAATGAGGAGGTTTTTGGCGGCGCAAGCGAGAGCGGCGAGTCCGCAAATAGCCCGCCACTCAGCTGCAAAGAACTGCAGAGATTACGCGATAAAGGCTTGAGCTCGCGCGATCGCTAA
- a CDS encoding sel1 repeat family protein gives MKKFLFLALFCALAANCGESARADKISAAGKTTSIDETATQNAHFIKSGEASAGSQSSADAVIQTDGISRADLQSCIVKSDEGSCDRVARGLKSGCERKDQLSCFFYADALGRGLGVEKDVVASFELFREQCDAGSSEACYELSVKYLQGIGTPQSFELSGEALDRACKMRNKRACAVLDLLPKN, from the coding sequence ATGAAAAAATTTCTATTTTTGGCGCTATTTTGCGCACTTGCGGCAAACTGCGGCGAGAGCGCGCGAGCGGATAAAATTTCTGCGGCGGGCAAAACAACGAGTATTGACGAGACCGCCACGCAAAACGCGCACTTTATAAAGAGTGGCGAAGCAAGCGCCGGCTCGCAAAGCAGTGCCGATGCGGTCATTCAAACGGACGGAATTTCGCGGGCGGATCTGCAAAGCTGCATCGTAAAAAGCGACGAAGGCTCCTGTGATCGCGTCGCACGCGGTCTGAAAAGCGGCTGCGAGCGAAAAGATCAGCTATCGTGCTTTTTCTACGCAGATGCGCTAGGGCGGGGCTTGGGCGTGGAGAAGGACGTCGTGGCGTCGTTTGAGCTTTTTCGCGAGCAGTGCGATGCCGGCAGTAGCGAGGCGTGCTACGAGCTATCGGTCAAATATCTCCAAGGAATCGGCACCCCTCAGAGCTTTGAGCTCTCGGGCGAGGCGCTAGACAGGGCGTGCAAAATGCGCAATAAGCGCGCCTGCGCGGTGCTCGATCTACTGCCGAAAAATTAG
- a CDS encoding EAL domain-containing protein, which yields MLVQPIFDITHRDPSGNTYGTEGGDYVPLVYEILIRLIDRSGKTRCPGEFIDIAKQTSLYIPLTQVVINEAFRLLDRFAGTCFSINLSYFDIANEGIKELLERKLASSPNASNLFIEILESEEFDDYESLRSFIAVAKNYGCKVAIDDFGSGYSNYYRILTLDVDYIKIDGALIKNIANDKNSRAIVETIANFARKQGYELIAEYVENHEISIILEEMGIKYMQGYFYSKPMEPSRIKF from the coding sequence GTGCTTGTCCAGCCGATATTTGATATCACCCACCGCGATCCTAGCGGCAATACATACGGCACCGAGGGCGGCGACTATGTCCCGTTAGTATATGAAATTCTAATCCGCCTAATCGATCGCTCGGGCAAGACGCGCTGCCCGGGTGAGTTTATCGACATTGCAAAGCAAACCTCGCTTTACATCCCGCTAACTCAGGTCGTAATAAACGAAGCCTTTCGCTTGCTAGACCGCTTCGCAGGGACTTGCTTTAGCATAAATCTTTCATATTTTGACATCGCAAACGAAGGCATCAAGGAGCTTTTAGAGCGCAAACTCGCATCCAGCCCAAATGCTTCAAATCTATTTATTGAAATTTTAGAAAGCGAGGAATTTGACGATTACGAGAGTCTACGCAGCTTCATCGCCGTAGCCAAAAACTACGGCTGCAAGGTCGCGATAGACGATTTTGGCAGCGGATACTCCAACTACTATAGAATTTTAACGCTCGACGTGGATTATATAAAGATCGACGGAGCGCTCATCAAAAACATCGCAAACGACAAAAACTCGCGCGCCATCGTCGAAACGATCGCTAACTTTGCGCGCAAGCAGGGCTACGAGCTCATCGCCGAATACGTAGAAAACCACGAAATTTCAATCATCTTAGAGGAGATGGGGATTAAATATATGCAGGGCTACTTCTACAGCAAACCGATGGAGCCTTCGAGGATAAAATTCTAA
- a CDS encoding DUF475 domain-containing protein, with protein MKYFYSSFVVSLIALAIAFYIGGAGGAYICALLCALEISLSFDNAVVNAKVLKDMAPVWQSRFILWGIPIAVFGMRFLFPVLIVAASAHLGLWETLVLALKQPHRYHEILSENEAQIYVFGGAFLLMVFCDFFFDTQRELHWLGIIENNGLVRFLKRIPNAPTLIALAAGLVLLAKTGSATLGAAYFGAILLYLLISCFDRLFGTDGVKNGLAGFLYLETLDASFSFDGVIGAFALSDNIFIIMLGLGAGAMFVRSITLYLIARGTLSHFAYLEHGAHYAIACLAFIMFAKLKFEVSEIITGTVGILFIALSLLSSVLYNRRNKRKLIETIAGNNE; from the coding sequence ATGAAATATTTTTACTCCTCTTTTGTAGTAAGCCTAATTGCGCTTGCTATCGCATTTTATATCGGCGGCGCTGGCGGTGCTTATATCTGTGCGCTTTTGTGCGCACTTGAAATCAGCCTCAGCTTCGACAACGCCGTAGTCAATGCCAAGGTGCTAAAAGATATGGCGCCGGTGTGGCAGAGCAGATTTATCCTCTGGGGCATTCCGATCGCGGTTTTTGGCATGAGATTTTTATTCCCCGTGCTAATCGTCGCTGCAAGCGCGCATCTTGGACTTTGGGAAACTCTCGTGCTGGCGCTTAAGCAGCCACACCGCTACCATGAAATTTTAAGCGAGAACGAAGCGCAAATTTACGTTTTCGGGGGCGCGTTTTTGCTGATGGTCTTTTGCGATTTTTTCTTCGATACGCAGCGCGAGCTACACTGGCTAGGCATAATCGAAAATAACGGGCTCGTGCGATTTTTAAAGCGCATTCCAAACGCTCCCACGCTGATCGCTCTAGCCGCTGGGCTCGTGCTGCTTGCTAAAACGGGCTCGGCTACGCTCGGCGCAGCGTATTTCGGCGCGATCCTGCTCTATCTGCTCATCTCCTGCTTCGACCGCCTTTTCGGCACGGACGGCGTAAAAAACGGCCTTGCGGGCTTTTTATACTTAGAGACCCTGGACGCAAGCTTTAGCTTCGACGGCGTGATCGGGGCGTTTGCGCTAAGCGATAATATCTTCATCATCATGCTAGGTCTCGGCGCCGGTGCGATGTTCGTGCGCTCCATCACGCTGTATCTCATCGCCCGCGGCACGCTGTCGCACTTCGCGTATCTGGAGCACGGCGCGCACTACGCCATCGCGTGTTTGGCGTTTATAATGTTTGCTAAGCTGAAATTCGAAGTAAGCGAAATCATAACCGGCACTGTGGGGATCTTATTCATCGCGCTATCGCTCCTTTCGTCGGTGCTTTACAACCGCCGTAACAAGCGCAAACTAATCGAAACGATCGCGGGAAACAACGAGTAA